A genomic region of Sarcophilus harrisii chromosome 6, mSarHar1.11, whole genome shotgun sequence contains the following coding sequences:
- the GRSF1 gene encoding G-rich sequence factor 1 isoform X2 — MLKDSNSYLEDIPPLSEYDLATSKLGEEEDDIYLIRAQGLPWSCTVEDVLKFFSDCRIRNGEHGIHFLLNRDGKRRGDALVELESEQDVKKALEKHHLYMGQRYVEVYEINNEDVDALMKSLQAKSNPVVNDGVVRLRGLPYSCNEKDIVDFFAGLNIVDITFVMDHRGRRKTGEAYVQFEEPEMANQALLKHKEEIGNRYIEIFPSRRNEVRTHVGSHKGKKAVPSMAKYGTEPELNFEEHDGSEELRPITTFESEKEMELPKEAPEKTPEAADFGTLPSLHFVHMRGLPFQANAQDIINFFAPLKPVRITMEYSSSGKATGEADVHFETHEDAIAAMSKDRSHVQHRYIELFLNSCPKGK; from the exons ATgttgaag GATTCCAATAGCTATCTGGAAGACATCCCACCACTCTCTGAGTATGACCTGGCTACATCCAAGTtaggagaggaggaggatgacATATATCTCATTCGCGCCCAAGGATTGCCTTGGTCCTGCACTGTGGAAGATGTGCTTAAATTTTTCTCTG ACTGTAGAATTCGAAATGGTGAGCATGGAATCCATTTCCTGTTAAATAGAGATGGGAAACGCAGGGGAGATGCATTAGTTGAACTGGAGTCGGAACAGGATGTAAAGAAGGCCTTAGAAAAACACCACCTGTACATGGGTCAGCGCTATGTAGAAG tttATGAAATAAACAATGAAGATGTGGATGCCTTAATGAAGAGCCTGCAGGCCAAGTCAAACCCTGTGGTTAATGATGGCGTGGTTCGCCTGAGAGGACTTCCTTACAGCTGCAATGAGAAGGACATTGTGGATTTCTTTGCAG GTCTGAATATAGTTGACATAACATTTGTCATGGATCACCGAGGGAGAAGGAAAACGGGGGAAGCTTACGTGCAGTTTGAAGAACCAGAAATGGCCAACCAAGCTCTGTTGAAACACAAGGAAGAAATTGGGAACCG GTACATAGAAATCTTCCCAAGCAGAAGAAATGAAGTCCGAACCCATGTTGGGTCTCACAAAGGGAAGAAGGCAGTGCCTTCTATGGCCAAGTACGGGACTGAACCagaattgaactttgaagaaCATGATGGGAGTGAGGAACTCCGACCTATCACAACCtttgaaagtgaaaaggaaatgg AATTACCCAAGGAGGCACCTGAGAAGACTCCTGAGGCTGCTGATTTTGGAACCCTGCCTTCACTGCATTTTGTTCACATGAGAGGATTGCCTTTCCAAGCCAATGCGCAAGACATTATAAAT TTTTTTGCTCCACTGAAGCCTGTTCGTATCACCATGGAATACAGCTCAAGTGGGAAAGCCACAGGTGAAGCTGATGTGCACTTCGAGACTCATGAGGATGCCATAGCAGCGATGAGCAAGGATCGATCCCACGTGC AGCATAGGTATATTGAGCTGTTCCTGAATTCTTgtccaaaaggaaaataa